A section of the Plutella xylostella chromosome 18, ilPluXylo3.1, whole genome shotgun sequence genome encodes:
- the LOC105387995 gene encoding uncharacterized protein LOC105387995, with protein MGSPVLVVFLTGTVLAILHSTNALSDDNKEKIKQDMVPIVMECAKEQEINPEDLKELKGAKTLPEDKDMMMPCFFACTFQKNGMMDDNGMFLPEATIKNGKKYAENEEEEKKMEEIAKACAPVNDESVSGDKQKCQRACLLYACLAEQAEKHNIKMHE; from the exons ATGGGTTCCCCAGTGCTTGTGGTATTCTTGACAGGAACAGTTTTAGCAATTCTGCACTCTACTAAC GCCTTATCCGATGACAATAAAGAGAAGATCAAACAAGACATGGTGCCGATAGTGATGGAGTGCGCCAAAGAACAAGAGATCAACCCTGAAGACCTGAAAGAACTGAAGGGAGCGAAGACCCTACCAGAAGACAAAGATATGATGATGCCATGCTTCTTCGCTTGCACGTTCCAGAAGAATGGCATG ATGGATGACAATGGAATGTTCTTGCCTGAAGCCACGATAAAGAATGGAAAGAAATACGCCGAGAATGAAGAAGAGGAAAAGAAGATGGAGGAAATTGCCAAGGCCTGCGCGCCAG TGAACGATGAGTCAGTGAGCGGTGACAAGCAGAAATGCCAGCGCGCGTGCCTCCTCTACGCCTGCTTAGCGGAACAAGCTGAAAAG cACAACATTAAAATGCACGAGTAA